The sequence GTTACTTCTACATCCAGCGTTTGCGCCGTTTGTAGGATTTAACATCTTTGAAGGATTTACGACCGCCGCCCTGGGTGACCCCCATGTAAAACTCCTTAACATCCGGGTTGTCTTTCAATTCATCAGAAGGCCCTTCAAGAACGATTTTGCCGGTCTCCATGATGTAGGCGTAATTTGACACTTCCAGCGCAATTTTGGCGTTTTGCTCCACGATCAGCAGAGTAGTGTCCATCTCTTCGTTGATGCGCTTGATGTTTTCAAAAATTTCCTTGACCAGCAACGGCGCCAATCCCAAAGAGGGTTCATCCAGCATCAGCATCTTGGGCGCCGACATCAGCGCGCGTGCAATAGCGATCATTTGCTGCTCACCCCCGGAGCAGTAGCCTGCTAAGCGGTTGGTGACCCGGGCCAGGCGCGGGAAGTGCTCGAACATGAGTTTCTGGTCGTCGCGCACGTTCTGGGTGCCGTCTTTGCGGGTGATGGACCCCACGCGCACGTTCTCGTCTACGGTCAAATGCTTGAACACACGCCGCCCTTCCGGCACCATAACCGCTCCCAGCTTGACAACCTGGGTGCCCAGGACGTTGGTGATGTCGTTGTCATCGAATTTGATGTAGCCATCCTTGATAAAGCCGTTTTCAGGCTTGAGCAGGCCGCTAATGGCCCGCAGGGTGGTCGTCTTACCGGCCCCGTTGGTTCCCAGCAGGGCAACGATACCGCCCTTGGGCACGCTCAGGCTAACGCCGCGCAGCACCTGAACAATGTCGTTGTAGACCACTTCGATGTTATTGACATCGAGCAGATTGCCATTGGATGTTTCGTTTGTCATTTTTTTTACTTTTGAAAGGGAGAGTTGCACGCGGCAACCCTCCCTTTTTAGGTAGCTTAATGCTGCAAAGCTGCATTAATTAACATCGCAGAGCGATGTCGTTATTATTTGATCTTCTGGACATACTCGGAAACGAACGGGGCACCGATTTCATAGAATAGCCCCCCCCTGGAAACGTAAAGCTGCAGGGTGTCCACACCTTCGCGATCGGTTTTCGAGAATGTCACCGGACCCACGGTGGTCAAGGTGTTATAGGCATTGAACCCGTTCATGGCCAGCAGTTCTTGGTACAAGGTCTCACGGTTTATCTTTTTGCCTTTTGCTTTGGCCCGCCGCATGGTCTCTACGGCCACCTGAATTACCATGATGCCGTTGGTGTAGTTGGCATCTTTGGCCACTTTCTCATCCCGGCCATAGCGTTTGGCCAGGGCAAACTGTGCGTCCCTTCCCGGCCCCATGGCGGTCATCATTTTGTAAGATGTTGTCCAATAGTAGTTCTCATCGGCAGCCGAACCGGCCAAAGAGACAAGCGCAGGCCCACCACCATAATGACAACCCAGGAAGGTAATTTTACCGGCCTCACCGTAAGTCGAAGCGATCATGCCCAGGCTCTGAGCCCCTTTGAGCATGGTGGCCACCGGCGGTTGCACGGTCTGGCTGATCACATACTGCACGCCTTTGCTCTTAAGGCGTTTGAGCATGGCCGTGTTGTCCAGGTCCTTGCCGTGCTCCACGATTTCCACCAGATCGACGCCCAGTCCTGCGGCGATTGATTTTTTAACATCATCGCGGGGCGCGCGTCCGAACGCGGAGGGATGTAGAAACAGGGCAATTTTGGGTTTGCCGCTGCCCTTGTGGTTTGCAGCCACATACTCGGCCAGGCCGACTGCCTGGCTGGAATAAGAAGCGATGGGCAGAAAAATATAATCGTTTCCCTCCAGGTTACCGGCATGAAAGGAAGCCGGCAGAACCGGGATTTTCTCCTCTTGAAAATCCTGTCGCAAAGCCATCGTGCTGCCGGTGGAATAGTTCAAATAGAAGACGATGTCTTCATCTAAAAATTCTTCAAAGTTTCGTTTGGTCACTTCCGTCTTGTAGCCATCGTCGCGGATGATGCACACCAGCTTGTCATCGCCGAGAATTTTTTCATCGTTGACATATTTGCAATAATCCTCGACACCCTTTGCATACTGGCTGCCGACGTCAGATGTCGGGCCGGTAATTGCCAGGGATAAAGCGACCTTGTAGGTTTCTGCGGCTATGGCCTGAGTGGAAAAGCCCAGCATCAGCACAAAAGACAGAACAACCAGCATGAAAGTGACTTGTTTGTTTTTCATTTCTTCCTCCTTTTGTTTGATTAGCATTTTGCCATCTTAAGGAACGTTTAAGACTGCATAGGGTTATTTCAGCGCCTAACCGTCAAAAGCGGAAGGGCCAAAGCTTGAAATAGGTGCGTGCGATCCGCCACCAGTTGGCGATGCCACGCGGCTCGAATATCAAAAACAAAACGATCACCAGACCAAAGGACAGCGGCCGAAAGGCCGTAGCCACATCCCCCACGGCCGTAAAATAGTGCCCCACAAATTCGGCAAAGTTTTCCACCTGCAGCTCCAGCATCAAAATGGCCGCCGGGCCGAAGAAAGAACCCACCAGGGTCCCCAGGCCGCCCACAATGGCCATGGCCAGGTAGGAAATGGAGTGATGCAGCGTAAAGGACTCAAAACCCACCCCCCGCCACAAATAGGCATGCAGGGCCCCGGCAACGCCGGCGAAAAAGCCCGACAGCGCAAAGGCATACACTTTGGTAAATCCGGGGTGCATGCCCATGGCATCGGCGGCACGGTCATTGTCGCGCACGGCCACCAGGCAGCGCCCGTGTTTGCTGCGCAGCAGGTTGCGAACCGCAAATCCCAGGATCACCACGATGATCAGAATCACATAGTACCAGAACAAATAGTGCTGTTTGCGCGCAACCTTGCCGGCAAACCAGAACACGCGCCCGATGGCTATGGTCTGTCCCTGGTTAAAAAATTGCGCAAAATTAATGACCCACTGAAAAATCATCTGAAAAGAGAGCGTGGCGATCACCAGGTAAAGGTGTTTGAGCCGCAACGACGGCAGCCCCACGATGGCGCCGATAACCGCGCCGACCCCGCCGGCGACCAGAATCATCAGGGGCCAGAAATGGGTCAGCAGCACGTGGTCGCTGCCCAGAACGGTTGAAAAAGAAGCCAGGGTGTAAGCCCCCACCCCCACGAAAGCGGCATGGCCGATGGATATCAACCCGGCAAAGCCGGTCAGCAGGTTGAGGCCATAGACCGCCACGATGGCTATCAGAATGCTGTCGATGACCAGCATGTATTTATTGCCGACCTTGAAAAAAAGCGGCCAGACGAACAGCAGCACTAAAAAACAGATAAAAACCACCCGGTCAATATGCGTCAGGAATATCCGCTGCTCGTCCTTATAAGAGGTAAAAAAGTTGCCGGTGGCCAACCATCGATTTTCAGACATAGACTATACCCGCTCTATTTCGTGTATCCCAAAAAGACCATGGGGTTTGATCAACAGAATGATCAGCAAAATGACATAAGGCAGCACATCCGCGGTCCCGAAAAGCCCCCAGTTGCCGTCCAGGTAGCCGGAAGCAAATTGCTGGATCAGCCCCATTATAATGCCCGCCACGATCGCCCCGAAAATGGAGTCCAACCCACCCACGATCACCACTGGGAACACGATGATGCCAAATGAGTGCAGGACATCGAAATTCAAACCCGTGATATTGCCGATGATGCCCCCGGCCGCAGCAGCACTCAACCCCGCCGTGGCCCAGGCCAGACCGAACACCTTGGGCACCGATATGCCGATGGACATTGACGCAAATTGATCATCTGAAACCGCCCGCATGGAAATGCCCACAGTGGACGCCTTGAAAAACCAGGTAAAAGCGGCGATCATGATAAAGGTGATGATCACACCCACCAGCTGGGTCCAGGAAACGGAAACGCCCGCAAAGGCCAGCGGTGTTTTGGGTAAAAATTCCGGAAACGAGAAATTTTCCGACCCAAACGGTGTCATGTAGATAATACCGTCGATAATCGACATCAGCCCGATGGTTACCATGATCACCGATATGATGGGCTCGCCGATCAGGCGGCGCAGAAATATGCGCTCGACACTCATGGCCAGAAAAAAAGTGATAATCATGCTCAGTATAAATGAAATCGCAATGTGGATCCCCACCCAAACCGTCAGGGCATAGGTAATAAAGGCCCCCGAGGCGATGATCTGCCCGTGGGCGATGTTGAGCACGCGGCTGGACTTATAGATCAACACGAATCCCAGCGCCGACAGCGCATAGATGGAGCCCACCACGATACCACTAATGACCAGCTGGAAAAAATAGCTCATTAAACCCCTTCCATGGTATAAAAGTGCATTTCAGCCTCCACGGTGGTGGACTGGCCGTCCTGATACTGGAAAAAAGCCTCGACCTTCTTTTTGCTGACGCTCTCATCATAAAGAGCGTCATACAGGTCTTTGTATTTTTCCATGACAAATTTTCTGCGGATCTTGCCGGTTTTGGTCAGCTCGCCGTCATCCATGTCCAGCAGTTTGTACAGCACCGCAAAGCGCTTGATTTTAAAATGCGCCTTTTCCGCGCGCGCGTTGATGTCAACGACCGCTTCTTTGAGCAGCTCGGCAACCTCCGGTTTGTTGGAAAGATCCATGTAGGTGGTAAAGGATAGCCCGCGGTCTTCGGCCCACTTGCCAACCACGATGGGGTCGATATTAATCAGGGCCGCCACAAACTCCTGCTTATCACCGAAAATGACGGCTTCTTTGATATACGGGCTGAATTTGAGCTTGTTTTCTAAAAACATGGGGCTGAACATCTCGCCCTTGCTGTTGTGCATGACGTCGGAGACCCGGTCGATGACGATCAGGTGGCCATTTTCGTCGATATATCCGGCATCACCGGAATGCAGCCAATCCCCCTCCAGCAATTCTTTCGTTTGTTCGTCTCGCTTGTAATAGCCCGCACAAACTGAAGGAGAGCGCGACAGGATCTCTCCCTGCTCGCTGATTTTACAATCGGTCTCGGGCAGCGGTTTGCCGACAGTATCGGGCCGGACGTCACCGTCAAGGTGCATGTAGGCAATACCGGTAATTTCAGTCTGGCCGTAAATCTGCTTCAGGTTAACACCGATGGCCTGGTAAAAGGTAAACAGCTCGGGACCCAGGGCCGCACCGCCGGTGTAAGCCCGCCGCAACCTGCGCAGCCCGATCTGGTTGATCAGCGGATCCATGACCAGGATCTTTCCCAGCCAGGCCATAAAGCGCAGCGATGCCGGCATGGTCTCACCGCTCATGCGATAGCGGGCCGCCTTTTCGCCGATCTTGATGAATTTATTGTACATGAAGCGATTGAGCCAGTAGGAATCATCGATCTTAAGCCAGATTTGCGAGCGAATGGTTTCATAGATTCTGGGGGCGCCGAACATGAAGTGGGGCCCGATCTCCTTGAGGTCTTCCATGCTGGTTTCGACAGATTCCGGAAAGTTAATCGTGATGCCGGTGGCCATGGCCACCCCGAAGGAGTTCATCTGCTCGCCGATCCAGGCAAAGGGTAAAAACGAAAGGTATTCGTCGGTGTTTGAGAGGTAATCGACCTTGGTGATCTGAATACCCATGTTGATATAGTTTTTGTGGGTCATCATGGATGCTTTGGACAGCCCGGTGGTGCCGGAGGTCAAACAGAAGTGGCATACATCGTCAGGCTTTCCCTGATCAATATAGGCGTCGAATTTTTGCGGGTCTTCGGCCTCAGCTGCGGCGCCGATTTCATAGAGGTCTTCAATTTCAATAAACCAGTCGTCGGCGCGGTAGTCGCGCATGCCGCGCGGATCTTCATAGATCACATTGCGGACCTGGGGAATGCGGTCTTTGACCTCCACCAGCTTGTCCACCTGTTCCTGATCGTCACAGAAAACGGCTGTAACGTCCATGTAATTGATCAGTTCGGCAATTTCATCGGGCAGACTGGTCTGATAGATGCCGGCCGAAACCGCACCGATGGACTGGGCGCCAACGGCCATAAACAGCAGCTCGGGAATGTTGTCGCCGATCAGGGCCAGCTTGTCTCCCTTTTTAATCCCCAGCTTATCAAGCCCCAGGGCGACTTTGCGCACCCGCTCGTAAAAATCTTTCCAGGTGTAATTGTTCCAGTATCCAAAATCTTTTTCACGCAGGGCAACCTTGTCGCCGGTCTGATTGACCCGCCAGCGTAAGAGCTGCGGAATGGTATATTTAAGGAGTTCTTTTTTGTCTTGCATCAGGGCTATTCTTCTCCAATGTATGCTTCGACAACCTTGGGAATCTTGACGATTTCTTCAGGGGATCCGGAGCCGATCAGCTCACCAAAATCAAGGACATAGATGTGATCTGAAATGTCCATGACCACCCCCAGGTCATGCTCCACCAGGACAACGGTGGCATCTCGCTCCTTCTGGATGTCGATGATAAATCGCACCATGTCTTCTTTTTCTTCGATATTCATACCCGCCATGGGCTCATCGAGCAAAAGCAATTCGGGTGCCAGGGTGAGGGCCCGCGCCACCTCTACGCGCTTTTGGATCCCGTAGCTCAGGCTGCCGACCGTTTTCTTACGGTAAGCCTCCAGCTCCATAAAATCGATGACCTCTTCGACATACTGGCGGTTTAGCGATTCTTCCCGGGAGGCTTTGCCAAAATAGAAGATCGCATTCCAGAGACTGTAGTGCAGGTCTTTATGCCGGGCCAACATGAGGTTATCTAAAACCGTCATGCCGCTGAACAATTCGATATTCTGGAAAGCGCGCGCGATTCCCATAATGGAAACCTGGTGCGGTGAGGCTTTGTTGAGTTTGTGATCACCGTAGAAGATGTCACCCGATGTCGGATGGTAAAATCCAGAAATACAGTTCAATAAACTTGTTTTGCCGGCGCCGTTGGGGCCGATGATTGAGGTGATCAGCCCCGGTTGAACATCCAGACTGACTTCGAATAAAGCATTCAGCCCGCCAAATGTAAGCGTGACATCGTCTACCTTTAATGTCGCCATCAACCCCCCGCTATTTCAAGTTTAGAAAACGTCTTTTCCTGGCCGGAATAACTTAGAAGAAATGAATGCAATTCATTTGCTTGAACGGTTTATGATTAAAATGACTTAGCTATAATGTATCTGTGCTTTAGTCAAGAGAATAATAGAGCCCAACAGCATCCACGAGTTTATCAATAATATTGGGCGGTAATATAAGATATTGAAATGAATAACCAACGACGCTAAACATACCGCAAAGGAGAAGAATGTCAAGTTGATAAAATAGCAGTAAAATAGCGGGTAATAACCACTATTTATCGTAGGACAAAAGATGGGATCGCAAATTGATTTTTTTGTTTTTCAGGCGCAGTTTACTGCGGATGTTATGTCTGTGAAATAATATGGTATTTTTGGATAGACACAGCAGCTCCGCGATTTCCTTGTTGGTCTTGCCTTCTTTAACCAGGTTGGCGACTTTTATTTCCATGGGGGTGAAATTAAAATATTTTGAAGACAGTTTGCTGATAAAAGGTGAGATAATATTTTCCAGATTAGAATCCATGATATTGATCAGCGTCTTTTGGTCTGTGTTGAGGCGGCTTTTATTTAATCTGTCAAGATAAGGGCTGATCAATTCCTTGACATTTGACAGCACATTTTCGCCGAGCTCCTTTTTGTCATCTTCGCGCTGCTTTAAAAGAACCTTAAGGGCGGTGTTCACTTCTTCGAGGTGATGGGATTGGGCCTCCAGTTCCACTTCTCTTTTGCGCAAAGCTTCCTCGGCTCTTTTGCGCTCTTCTATTTCCAACTCCAGCTGGCGGTTTGTTTTGGCCAGCTCTGCGGTTCGCTCGGCCACCAGCTCCTCTAATTGATCGTGATATTCCTGCAAGACCTTTTTAGCCTTCTTCTGAGCGCTGATATCCCGCAGAATCACAATATTGCCCACCGGTTTGCCCGCCTGATCCCGGTAAAGCGTTGAACTGATCTGAACATCCAGCACCCGGCTGTCTTTGGTCAGGCGCTGGGTTTCAAACAGATGAATTTTTTTACCACTGAGCATATTTTCAATGGCCTCCCGGGTTTCCGGCCAGCTTTCCTCGGGGACGAAATCAATGGTCTTGCCGAACACCTCATCACTCGAAAAACCGAAGGTTTGCTCAAAGGCCGGATTTACAT comes from Desulfobacterales bacterium and encodes:
- a CDS encoding ABC transporter ATP-binding protein, whose translation is MTNETSNGNLLDVNNIEVVYNDIVQVLRGVSLSVPKGGIVALLGTNGAGKTTTLRAISGLLKPENGFIKDGYIKFDDNDITNVLGTQVVKLGAVMVPEGRRVFKHLTVDENVRVGSITRKDGTQNVRDDQKLMFEHFPRLARVTNRLAGYCSGGEQQMIAIARALMSAPKMLMLDEPSLGLAPLLVKEIFENIKRINEEMDTTLLIVEQNAKIALEVSNYAYIMETGKIVLEGPSDELKDNPDVKEFYMGVTQGGGRKSFKDVKSYKRRKRWM
- a CDS encoding ABC transporter substrate-binding protein; protein product: MKNKQVTFMLVVLSFVLMLGFSTQAIAAETYKVALSLAITGPTSDVGSQYAKGVEDYCKYVNDEKILGDDKLVCIIRDDGYKTEVTKRNFEEFLDEDIVFYLNYSTGSTMALRQDFQEEKIPVLPASFHAGNLEGNDYIFLPIASYSSQAVGLAEYVAANHKGSGKPKIALFLHPSAFGRAPRDDVKKSIAAGLGVDLVEIVEHGKDLDNTAMLKRLKSKGVQYVISQTVQPPVATMLKGAQSLGMIASTYGEAGKITFLGCHYGGGPALVSLAGSAADENYYWTTSYKMMTAMGPGRDAQFALAKRYGRDEKVAKDANYTNGIMVIQVAVETMRRAKAKGKKINRETLYQELLAMNGFNAYNTLTTVGPVTFSKTDREGVDTLQLYVSRGGLFYEIGAPFVSEYVQKIK
- a CDS encoding branched-chain amino acid ABC transporter permease; the protein is MSENRWLATGNFFTSYKDEQRIFLTHIDRVVFICFLVLLFVWPLFFKVGNKYMLVIDSILIAIVAVYGLNLLTGFAGLISIGHAAFVGVGAYTLASFSTVLGSDHVLLTHFWPLMILVAGGVGAVIGAIVGLPSLRLKHLYLVIATLSFQMIFQWVINFAQFFNQGQTIAIGRVFWFAGKVARKQHYLFWYYVILIIVVILGFAVRNLLRSKHGRCLVAVRDNDRAADAMGMHPGFTKVYAFALSGFFAGVAGALHAYLWRGVGFESFTLHHSISYLAMAIVGGLGTLVGSFFGPAAILMLELQVENFAEFVGHYFTAVGDVATAFRPLSFGLVIVLFLIFEPRGIANWWRIARTYFKLWPFRF
- a CDS encoding branched-chain amino acid ABC transporter permease; this encodes MSYFFQLVISGIVVGSIYALSALGFVLIYKSSRVLNIAHGQIIASGAFITYALTVWVGIHIAISFILSMIITFFLAMSVERIFLRRLIGEPIISVIMVTIGLMSIIDGIIYMTPFGSENFSFPEFLPKTPLAFAGVSVSWTQLVGVIITFIMIAAFTWFFKASTVGISMRAVSDDQFASMSIGISVPKVFGLAWATAGLSAAAAGGIIGNITGLNFDVLHSFGIIVFPVVIVGGLDSIFGAIVAGIIMGLIQQFASGYLDGNWGLFGTADVLPYVILLIILLIKPHGLFGIHEIERV
- a CDS encoding AMP-binding protein, whose product is MQDKKELLKYTIPQLLRWRVNQTGDKVALREKDFGYWNNYTWKDFYERVRKVALGLDKLGIKKGDKLALIGDNIPELLFMAVGAQSIGAVSAGIYQTSLPDEIAELINYMDVTAVFCDDQEQVDKLVEVKDRIPQVRNVIYEDPRGMRDYRADDWFIEIEDLYEIGAAAEAEDPQKFDAYIDQGKPDDVCHFCLTSGTTGLSKASMMTHKNYINMGIQITKVDYLSNTDEYLSFLPFAWIGEQMNSFGVAMATGITINFPESVETSMEDLKEIGPHFMFGAPRIYETIRSQIWLKIDDSYWLNRFMYNKFIKIGEKAARYRMSGETMPASLRFMAWLGKILVMDPLINQIGLRRLRRAYTGGAALGPELFTFYQAIGVNLKQIYGQTEITGIAYMHLDGDVRPDTVGKPLPETDCKISEQGEILSRSPSVCAGYYKRDEQTKELLEGDWLHSGDAGYIDENGHLIVIDRVSDVMHNSKGEMFSPMFLENKLKFSPYIKEAVIFGDKQEFVAALINIDPIVVGKWAEDRGLSFTTYMDLSNKPEVAELLKEAVVDINARAEKAHFKIKRFAVLYKLLDMDDGELTKTGKIRRKFVMEKYKDLYDALYDESVSKKKVEAFFQYQDGQSTTVEAEMHFYTMEGV
- a CDS encoding ABC transporter ATP-binding protein, producing the protein MATLKVDDVTLTFGGLNALFEVSLDVQPGLITSIIGPNGAGKTSLLNCISGFYHPTSGDIFYGDHKLNKASPHQVSIMGIARAFQNIELFSGMTVLDNLMLARHKDLHYSLWNAIFYFGKASREESLNRQYVEEVIDFMELEAYRKKTVGSLSYGIQKRVEVARALTLAPELLLLDEPMAGMNIEEKEDMVRFIIDIQKERDATVVLVEHDLGVVMDISDHIYVLDFGELIGSGSPEEIVKIPKVVEAYIGEE
- a CDS encoding PAS domain S-box protein; its protein translation is MLKTTSKQASRDKSQVTLTQLEQEIRLLREAEEALRRQNEYLTALHETSLGLIDRLDKEELLETILERAARLSGTEHGYIYLLEPGDAQMQIQVGMGFFKSQLGLRVKPGEGMGGKVWQSEKPLLVDDYHSWEGRLSDRSLDQLHSVVGIPLKYGSRVHGVIGLASVETDKKFHAEDIAILGRFAELALVALDKARLYADVRHELAERKRTEITLRESEERYRLLLESSPDPIVVYNMRGRATYVNPAFEQTFGFSSDEVFGKTIDFVPEESWPETREAIENMLSGKKIHLFETQRLTKDSRVLDVQISSTLYRDQAGKPVGNIVILRDISAQKKAKKVLQEYHDQLEELVAERTAELAKTNRQLELEIEERKRAEEALRKREVELEAQSHHLEEVNTALKVLLKQREDDKKELGENVLSNVKELISPYLDRLNKSRLNTDQKTLINIMDSNLENIISPFISKLSSKYFNFTPMEIKVANLVKEGKTNKEIAELLCLSKNTILFHRHNIRSKLRLKNKKINLRSHLLSYDK